The Brachyhypopomus gauderio isolate BG-103 chromosome 12, BGAUD_0.2, whole genome shotgun sequence genome window below encodes:
- the mbd3b gene encoding methyl-CpG-binding domain protein 3b isoform X9 encodes MEKNDRGEEEEEEQRRERGEAGRLFSLCPTGKKFRSKPQLARYLGNSMDLSSFDFRTGKMLMSKLNKNRQRLRYDNNSQTKGKPDLNTSLPVRQTASIFKQPVTKVTNHPSNKVKTDPQKAVDQPRQLFWEKKLSGLNAYDIAEELVKTMDLPKGLQAGVGPGCTDKTLLSAIASALHTSSAPITGQLSAAVEKNPGVWLNTAQPLCKAFIVTDEDIRKQEELVYNVRKRLEEALMADMLAHVEEEAGGGEGLKDEGNCHDDKDDV; translated from the exons ATGGAGAAAAACGA cagaggtgaggaagaggaggaagagcagaggCGCGAGAGAGGGGAGGCGGGTCGTTTGTTTAGTTTGTG CCCCACTGGAAAGAAGTTTCGCAGCAAGCCCCAGCTGGCACGTTACCTTGGCAACTCCATGGATCTCAGCTCCTTTGATTTCCGCACAGGCAAGATGCTCATGAGCAAACTGAACAAGAACAGGCAGAGACTTCGCTATGACAACAACAGTCAGACCAAG GGAAAACCAGACCTGAACACGTCTCTCCCAGTCCGGCAAACGGCCTCCATATTTAAGCAGCCTGTCACGAAAGTCACCAACCACCCCAGCAACAAAGTCAAAACGGACCCACAGAAGGCTGTGGACCAGCCGAGACAG CTGTTTTGGGAAAAGAAGCTGAGTGGCCTTAATGCTTATGACATCGCTGAGGAGCTGGTAAAAACCATGGACCTTCCTAAAGGTTTACAGG caggTGTTGGTCCCGGGTGCACAGATAAGACTCTGCTGTCGGCGATCGCTAGCGCCCTGCACACAAGCTCCGCCCCCATCACTGGCCAGCTGTCTGCCGCTGTGGAAAAGAACCCCGGGGTGTGGCTCAACACGGCCCAGCCCCTCTGCAAAGCTTTCATCGTCACGGATGAGGACATCAG GAAACAGGAGGAGCTGGTCTACAACGTGAGGAAGCGTCTGGAAGAGGCCCTCATGGCGGACATGCTCGCCCACGTAGAGGAGGAGGCCGGTGGTGGGGAGGGGCTCAAGGACGAGGGCAACTGCCATGACGACAAGGACGACGTATAG
- the mbd3b gene encoding methyl-CpG-binding domain protein 3b isoform X2: MRRASELQLCCINAPFLIKNRRKEIITSPHQWIASRKSWRGKAEVRKRRKSRGAREGRRVVCLVCDPVKKNKEGGQVVPTGKKFRSKPQLARYLGNSMDLSSFDFRTGKMLMSKLNKNRQRLRYDNNSQTKGKPDLNTSLPVRQTASIFKQPVTKVTNHPSNKVKTDPQKAVDQPRQLFWEKKLSGLNAYDIAEELVKTMDLPKGLQGVGPGCTDKTLLSAIASALHTSSAPITGQLSAAVEKNPGVWLNTAQPLCKAFIVTDEDIRKQEELVYNVRKRLEEALMADMLAHVEEEAGGGEGLKDEGNCHDDKDDV; the protein is encoded by the exons ATGAGACGCGCTTCGGAGCTGCAGCTGTGCTGTATAAACGCTCCATTTTTAATAAAGAATAGACGAAAAGAGATAATAACTTCGCCACATCAGTGGATAGCTTCCCGGAAATCATGGAGAGGAAAAG cagaggtgaggaagaggaggaagagcagaggCGCGAGAGAGGGGAGGCGGGTCGTTTGTTTAGTTTGTG ATCCAGTTAAGAAAAATAAGGAAGGTGGCCAGGTTGT CCCCACTGGAAAGAAGTTTCGCAGCAAGCCCCAGCTGGCACGTTACCTTGGCAACTCCATGGATCTCAGCTCCTTTGATTTCCGCACAGGCAAGATGCTCATGAGCAAACTGAACAAGAACAGGCAGAGACTTCGCTATGACAACAACAGTCAGACCAAG GGAAAACCAGACCTGAACACGTCTCTCCCAGTCCGGCAAACGGCCTCCATATTTAAGCAGCCTGTCACGAAAGTCACCAACCACCCCAGCAACAAAGTCAAAACGGACCCACAGAAGGCTGTGGACCAGCCGAGACAG CTGTTTTGGGAAAAGAAGCTGAGTGGCCTTAATGCTTATGACATCGCTGAGGAGCTGGTAAAAACCATGGACCTTCCTAAAGGTTTACAGG gTGTTGGTCCCGGGTGCACAGATAAGACTCTGCTGTCGGCGATCGCTAGCGCCCTGCACACAAGCTCCGCCCCCATCACTGGCCAGCTGTCTGCCGCTGTGGAAAAGAACCCCGGGGTGTGGCTCAACACGGCCCAGCCCCTCTGCAAAGCTTTCATCGTCACGGATGAGGACATCAG GAAACAGGAGGAGCTGGTCTACAACGTGAGGAAGCGTCTGGAAGAGGCCCTCATGGCGGACATGCTCGCCCACGTAGAGGAGGAGGCCGGTGGTGGGGAGGGGCTCAAGGACGAGGGCAACTGCCATGACGACAAGGACGACGTATAG
- the mbd3b gene encoding methyl-CpG-binding domain protein 3b isoform X15 — MERKSPTGKKFRSKPQLARYLGNSMDLSSFDFRTGKMLMSKLNKNRQRLRYDNNSQTKGKPDLNTSLPVRQTASIFKQPVTKVTNHPSNKVKTDPQKAVDQPRQLFWEKKLSGLNAYDIAEELVKTMDLPKGLQAGVGPGCTDKTLLSAIASALHTSSAPITGQLSAAVEKNPGVWLNTAQPLCKAFIVTDEDIRKQEELVYNVRKRLEEALMADMLAHVEEEAGGGEGLKDEGNCHDDKDDV, encoded by the exons ATGGAGAGGAAAAG CCCCACTGGAAAGAAGTTTCGCAGCAAGCCCCAGCTGGCACGTTACCTTGGCAACTCCATGGATCTCAGCTCCTTTGATTTCCGCACAGGCAAGATGCTCATGAGCAAACTGAACAAGAACAGGCAGAGACTTCGCTATGACAACAACAGTCAGACCAAG GGAAAACCAGACCTGAACACGTCTCTCCCAGTCCGGCAAACGGCCTCCATATTTAAGCAGCCTGTCACGAAAGTCACCAACCACCCCAGCAACAAAGTCAAAACGGACCCACAGAAGGCTGTGGACCAGCCGAGACAG CTGTTTTGGGAAAAGAAGCTGAGTGGCCTTAATGCTTATGACATCGCTGAGGAGCTGGTAAAAACCATGGACCTTCCTAAAGGTTTACAGG caggTGTTGGTCCCGGGTGCACAGATAAGACTCTGCTGTCGGCGATCGCTAGCGCCCTGCACACAAGCTCCGCCCCCATCACTGGCCAGCTGTCTGCCGCTGTGGAAAAGAACCCCGGGGTGTGGCTCAACACGGCCCAGCCCCTCTGCAAAGCTTTCATCGTCACGGATGAGGACATCAG GAAACAGGAGGAGCTGGTCTACAACGTGAGGAAGCGTCTGGAAGAGGCCCTCATGGCGGACATGCTCGCCCACGTAGAGGAGGAGGCCGGTGGTGGGGAGGGGCTCAAGGACGAGGGCAACTGCCATGACGACAAGGACGACGTATAG
- the mbd3b gene encoding methyl-CpG-binding domain protein 3b isoform X7, with product MSIILAEVRKRRKSRGAREGRRVVCLVCDPVKKNKEGGQVVPTGKKFRSKPQLARYLGNSMDLSSFDFRTGKMLMSKLNKNRQRLRYDNNSQTKGKPDLNTSLPVRQTASIFKQPVTKVTNHPSNKVKTDPQKAVDQPRQLFWEKKLSGLNAYDIAEELVKTMDLPKGLQAGVGPGCTDKTLLSAIASALHTSSAPITGQLSAAVEKNPGVWLNTAQPLCKAFIVTDEDIRKQEELVYNVRKRLEEALMADMLAHVEEEAGGGEGLKDEGNCHDDKDDV from the exons ATGTCTATTATTTTAG cagaggtgaggaagaggaggaagagcagaggCGCGAGAGAGGGGAGGCGGGTCGTTTGTTTAGTTTGTG ATCCAGTTAAGAAAAATAAGGAAGGTGGCCAGGTTGT CCCCACTGGAAAGAAGTTTCGCAGCAAGCCCCAGCTGGCACGTTACCTTGGCAACTCCATGGATCTCAGCTCCTTTGATTTCCGCACAGGCAAGATGCTCATGAGCAAACTGAACAAGAACAGGCAGAGACTTCGCTATGACAACAACAGTCAGACCAAG GGAAAACCAGACCTGAACACGTCTCTCCCAGTCCGGCAAACGGCCTCCATATTTAAGCAGCCTGTCACGAAAGTCACCAACCACCCCAGCAACAAAGTCAAAACGGACCCACAGAAGGCTGTGGACCAGCCGAGACAG CTGTTTTGGGAAAAGAAGCTGAGTGGCCTTAATGCTTATGACATCGCTGAGGAGCTGGTAAAAACCATGGACCTTCCTAAAGGTTTACAGG caggTGTTGGTCCCGGGTGCACAGATAAGACTCTGCTGTCGGCGATCGCTAGCGCCCTGCACACAAGCTCCGCCCCCATCACTGGCCAGCTGTCTGCCGCTGTGGAAAAGAACCCCGGGGTGTGGCTCAACACGGCCCAGCCCCTCTGCAAAGCTTTCATCGTCACGGATGAGGACATCAG GAAACAGGAGGAGCTGGTCTACAACGTGAGGAAGCGTCTGGAAGAGGCCCTCATGGCGGACATGCTCGCCCACGTAGAGGAGGAGGCCGGTGGTGGGGAGGGGCTCAAGGACGAGGGCAACTGCCATGACGACAAGGACGACGTATAG